The genomic segment GCCGACGCGGTCGGCCACGCCTGCCAGCGGCATGCCGTCGGCGAGCAGGGGCAGTGAGGCGCGCAGCCGGACCTGGGTGCGCCACCGGCCGAAGCTGAGCCGGGTTTCGGTGAGGAACAGGCGGGCCAGGGTGCGTTCGCTCGCGCCCACCTCGCGGCCGAACCGGTCGAGCGTGCGGTCGTCGGCGGGCTCGGCGATCAGCGCTTCGGCGACCTGGCGCGCCCGCGCGTCCGTCGGCAGCGGCACGCTGATGGGCGTCACCTGTACGGGTTCGAGCAGGTCGAACGCGACCGCTTCGGCGCGACGGCGAGCGTCTTCGGCGAGCCCGCCCGCGGTCAGGTGCTCGAGCAACTCGCGCAGCAGTGGGCGCACTCGCACGAGCCGGGGCACCGGCCACGAGACCGGCGACTGCGCGGCGTCCATGAAGATCCCGCGCAGCACGGCGTTCCCGCTGGAGCCGGTGCGGTGCCGCGTGCCGGCGGGCACCCACAGCGCCCGCGCGGGCGGCAGCACCCAGTGCGCCGAGCCGACGTTCACCGCGACCACCCCGCGCGCCGCCCAGGCGAGCTGGTGGTGGTCGGGGTGGACGTGCCAGTCGAGCCAGGTGCCGGAAGGGAGGTCGAAGTGGCCGAACAGCATCGCCTCGGGCTGTCGGTTCAGCGACATGGATTGGCAGCCTATCGCCTTCCGGCCAGGCCGGAATCGCCCTAACGTCGGCGCATGGCGATGAACTGGTACCACCGGCGGCTGTGCAGTTCCGAGAAGTGGGCGAAGCTCGTCGAGGAAGAACTGCTGCCGTGGTCGCTCGAGGGCGTCGAACTCGGTGACCACGTGCTGGAGATCGGGCCCGGTTACGGCGCGAACCTGCGTGCGCTGGTGGACCGGGTGCCGAGCCTGACCGCGCTGGAGATCGACGAGCGGATGGCGCGGGACCTCGAGCGCGGCCACGGTGCCCGCGCGAAGGTCATCCACGGCGACGGGGCGGCGATGCCGTTGCCGGACGACGAGTTCAGCTCGGTCGTCTGCTTCACCATGCTGCACCACGTGCCGACCGCGGCCCAGCAGGACCGGCTGTTCGCCGAGGCGTTCCGCGTGCTGCGGCCCGGCGGGGTGTTCGCCGGGAGCGACGGCGTGCACCGGCTGGTGTTCCGGCTGATCCACGTCGGCGACACCTACAACCCGGTCCCCCACGAGTCGCTCCCCCGGCGGCTCGCGGCGGCCGGCTTCGAGCAGATCGAAGTGGCCAATCCGGACGGGCGTCAGCAGCGCTGGCGCGCGGTCAAGCCCTGAAGCCAGCCAGCTCCCACCACGAGAACGGCGTCCCAGGTCCGCCTGGGGCGCCGTTCTGCTGCGCCCGTTGACTCCCACCAGGCCTTCTGCAACTCTTGAACAGCTCTGCGCAAAAAGTTGACATTGACTCGTGAAAAGTAGGCAGCCTCCAGGAATAACCCGCTCGATCGCCCCCTCAACGGAGAGGCCCCCTCGGTGATGACGGTTCTGGTGAGAGCAAGACGACGACCCCGCGCGACGAGCCTGGCCGTGGCCGCGTTGCTGGTGGCCGCGCCCACGGCGGTACTACCGGCGATCAGCGGTACCGCGGCGGCCGCGCAGGCCAGCAGCGCGCCCGCCGCGGCTTCGAAGCTCAACGACGGCGATCAGGACACCTACTGGGAAAGCAGCGCCGGGCTGCCGCAATGGGCACAACTGGACCTGGGCGCCGAACGCAGCGTCGACCAGGTGACGTTGAAACTCCCCGGCGATTTCTCCGCCAGGAAGCAGACGCTCAGCCTGCAAGCGGGCTCGGACGGCACGGGGTTCTCGACCATCACCACCGCGGCGGAGCACGCGTTCACCCCCGCCGAGCAGAACACCGTCCGGATCGACTTCGCGCCGACCGTCGCCCGATTCCTGCGTGTCGAAATCACCGCGAATTCCGCTGCCCCGATCGCGCAGCTGGCCGAAATCGAGGCCCGGCCCGCCGAATTCCGGCCGCTCGCCACCACGCTCACCGCGAGCAGCGCGCACGGCGAATACCCGGCGAGCAATGCCGGGGACGGCAATGCGGCGACCTATTGGGAAAGTGCGGACAGCGCCTTCCCGCACTGGCTCCAAGCCGACCTCGGAGCCGCTGTCCCGGCCAGCCGGGTGGAATTGAAACTGCCGATCGGCTGGGGCACGCGGACGCAGACGTTGAGCGTGCGCGGCAGCAGCAACGGCACCGACTTCACCGATCTCGCCGCCGCCGCGGGCAAGGTCTTCGCCCCCAGTGGCGGAAACGCGGTGACCGTCGACTTCACCACCGCGACCGTGCGCTACGTGCGGGTGCAGATCACCGCGAACACCGGCTGGCCTGCCGGGCAGCTCAGCGAACTCACCGTTTCCGGACCGTCCACAGGGGACACCCAGGCCCCTGGCGCGCCCTCGGGCCTGGCGTTCACCGAGCCCGGCACCGGCCAGATCCGGCTCACCTGGACCGCCGCCACCGACAATGTGGGCGTGACCGGGTACGACGTCTACGCCAACGGGATCCTGCGCACCAGCCTCCCGGGCACCGTACTGACCCTCACCGACAACCAGCCGTCGGGCACCACGATCGCCTACTTCGTGCGGGCCAGGGACGCCGCCGGGAACCAGTCGGCGAACAGCAACACGGTGACCCGCGGTGGCACGGCCGCGGGCACGAACCTTGCGGTTGGCAAGCCGATCACCGCGTCGTCGACCGTGCACTCCTTCGTCGCCGCGAACGCGAACGACGACAACACCGCCACCTACTGGGAAGGCAGCGCCTACCCGAGCCTGCTGACCGTCAGCCTCGGGTCCAACGCGGACCTGGATTCGGTGGCGGTCAAGCTGAACCCGGATCCGATCTGGGCCGGCCGCACGCAGACGATCGCGGTGGAAGGCCGGGAACAGGCGGCGACGGAGTTCACCACGCTCGCCGCCGCGAGGTCGTACGCCTTCGACCCGGCAGGCGCCAATTCGGTGACCATCCCGCTGACCGCGCGCGTGGCCGACGTCCGCCTCCGGATCACCGCGAACTCCGGGGCGCCTTCCGGGCAGGTGGCCGAATTCCAGGCGCTCGGCGTGCCCGCGCCGAACCCGGACCTGTCCGTCACCGGCCTGTCCTGGACCCCGGCGAACCCGGTGGAGACCGACGCGGTGACCGTTTCCGCGACCGTGCGCAACACCGGACTGAGCCCGTCCGCGGCCACCGACGTCAACCTCTACCTCGGCACCGCGAAGGCAGGCACGGCACAGGTCGGCACGCTGGTCGCGGGTGCGTCGGCGACCGTTTCGGCGAACATCGGCCAGCGTGAGGCGGGCAGTCATCCGCTCAGCGCCAAGGTCGACGAGGGCAACAAGGTCATCGAGCAGAACGAGGCCAACAACGCGTTCAACAATCCGTCGCCGCTCGTGGTGACGGCGGTCGACAGTTCCGACCTCGTCGCCTCGCCGGTCGGCTGGACACCGGGCAATCCGGCGGCCGGGACCGCGGTGAACTTCTCGGTGGTGATCAAGAACCAGGGCACGATCGCGTCGGCGGGTGGCTCGCACGGCATCACGCTGACCGTCACCGACAGCACCACCGGTGCCGTGGTGCGCACGTTCACCGGCGCCCACACCGGCGCCATCGGCCCCGGCGCCACCACCGCGCCGGTCGCGCTGGGCAGCTGGCCCGCGGTCAACGGCAAGTACACGGTGAAGACCGTGCTCGCCGGGGACGCCAACGAACTCCCGGTCAAGCAGGCGAACAACACCACGAGCCAGCCGCTGTTCGTCGGGCGCGGGGCGAACATGCCCTATGAGACGGTCGAAGCCGAGGACGCCGTGGTGAGCGGCGGTGCCGCGGTGGTCGGTCCGAACCGGACCATCGGTCACCTCGCGGGCGAGGCGTCCGGGCGGCGAGCGGTGACGCTCACCAGTACCGGCAGCGCCGTCGAATTCACCACCAAGGCCAGCACGAACACGCTCGTCACCCGCTTCTCCATCCCGGACGCGCCGGGCGGTGGCGGGATCAGCGCCACGCTGAACATCTACGTCAACGGCACCTTCCTCAAGCCGATCACGCTGAACTCGAAGCACGCGTGGCTCTACGGTCCCGAGGCCGGTCCCGGCAACAACCCCGGCGCGGGCGGACCGCGGCACATCTACGACGAGGCGAGCACGCTGCTGGGCACCACGGTCCCCGCGGGCAGCAAGATCAAGCTGCAGAAGGACGCCGCGAACACCTCGCAGTACGCCCTCGATTTCGTCGACTTCGAACAGGTGGCCCCGCAGGCGAACCCGGACCCGGCCCGCTACACCGTGCCCGCCGGGTTCACCCACCAGGACGTGCAGAACGCGCTGGACAAGGTGCGGATGGACACCACCGGCACGCTCACCGGCGTCTACCTGCCCGCCGGGGACTACCCGACCTCGACCAAGTTCCAGGTCTACGGCAAGGCGGTCGACGTGGTCGGCGCCGGTGCCTGGTTCTCCAGGTTCACCGCCCCGGCGAACCTGGAGAACACCGACATCGGCTTCCGCGGCGAGGCCTCCGCGAACGGCTCGAAGTTCTCGAAGTTCGCCGTGTTCGGCAACTACACCTCGCGCAACGACGGGCCGGGCAAGGTGTTCGACTTCTCCAACGTGTCGGACATGACCATCGACGAACTCTGGGTGGAGCACCAGATGTGCTTGCTCTGGGGGTCCAACACGGACAACACCAAGGTGTACGACTCGCGGCTGCGGGACCTGTTCGCCGACGGGCTCAACTTCACCAACGGCAGTACCGGCAACCACGTCAGCAACAACGAGGCCCGTTCCACCGGTGACGACAGCTTCGCCCTGTTCGCCGCCACCGACAACAACCCGGGCAACCAGTTCGGCAACGTCTACGAGAACCTGACCGCGATCCTGCCGTGGCGGGCCGCAGGACTGGCGGTCTACGGCGGCTACGACAACACCTTCCGCAACCTCCACCTCGCGGACACGCTGACCTACTCGGCCATCACCATCTCGTCACTCGACTTCGGCTATCCCATGCACGGGTTCGGGCCGCAGCCGACGCACTTCCAGAACATCTCGGTGGTGCGGGCCGGTGGCCACTTCTGGGGGACGCAGACCTTCCCCGGGATCTGGCTGTACTCGGCGTCGAAGACCTTCACCGGCATCCGGGTGTCCGACGTGGACATCGTGGACCCGACCTACCACGGCCTCATGTTCCAGACGGACTACGTCGGCGGGCAGCCGCTGAACCCGGTGCAGGACACCGTGTTCACCAACGTCAGCATCAGTGGCGCGCGGCTGAGCGGTGACGAGTTCGAGGCGAAGTCGGGTTTCGGGATCTGGGCGAACGAGCTGCCGGAACCGGGTGAAGGACCGGCGATGGGCACAGCCACCTTCACCAACCTGAAGCTGAGCGACAACCACATCGACATCCGCAACACCACACCCGGGTTCAAGATCGTGCTGAACCCGTAGCTAGCGCCCTGTCCAGGTAGGTTCGCCGGGTTGGTCAGGCGGCTGGGGTGAGGTATTGCCCGCCCCAGCGGATGCCCTTTTCGCTGCGGACTCGTGCGCGTTCACGACGTTGGGCGGTGAGGACGTCGGGGTGGCGGGCGTTGGCGTTGCGCCAGCGCAGATAGTTGTGCAGCCGACGCACCAGCAACGGGTGGTTGGGATGGTCGGAGCCTGCGATGACGAAGGTGCGCAGCGGCCCGAAGTGCGCCTCGATCGGGTTGGCCCAGGAGGAGTAGGTCGGGGTGAAGCACAGCTCGGCCTTGTTGTGGGCCGCCCAGCTGCGGATCGTCTGGCCGCGGTGGGCGGAGAGGTTGTCCAGGATGATGTAGATCGGTGCTCCGTCCGGGCGAGCGGAGCGGATGGACTTGAGTGCGGCCAGGGTGTTCGCGGCGGATTTCTTCTTGCGGACCACACCCCAGAGGGTGTCGTCGCCGACGGAATAGCAGCCGTGGAACTGCCGGACTCCGTGCAGCTTGTGATAGTTCGCGGGCAGTCGGTCCGGATGTCCTTTTCGAGCCCAGCTGGCACCCAGGTGCGGCCGGATGGTCAGTGGCCCGAACTCGTCGAAGGCGAACACCCGGTCCGGGAACCTGCTGGTGACGTGCTCGATTCGGGACAGCTTCGCGTCCCGGTCCGGATCGTTGGACTCCTTCCAGGTCTTCGTGCGCTGGAAGCTGATCTCGTGGTGGTGCATGAACTGCCGCAGCCTTTCCCGTCCGACCTGCACCACCCGCTGCGGGTTCTTGGCCAGGTAGGCGGCGAGTTTGCGCAGGCTCCAGCGGGTGAAGGGCTGCTCGAGTGCTTCGGGTCGCGTAGTGGCCGTCGCGACGATGAAAGCTTCGTCGTCAGAGCTGATCAGGCGGGGACGGCCACCCGCCCACCGAGGGTCCAGGCTGGCCATGCCCGTCTCGTTGAACCGGTGGATCACGCCGCGGATCGCGTCCTCGTCACCCTGCACCAGCCGGGCGATCGCCGGGACTGTGTTACCGCCGGCCGAGGCCAGCACCACCATCGCCCGGCGCAGCCGCACCGCGGAGCCTGTCCCTCTTCGCACGATCTGCTGCAACCGCTGACCCTCATGATCGGTCAGCCTGCGCACCCGGACTGGATCTGCCATCCACCCAGCCTCGCCGCACCCCGATCACCCGCCACGAACGCTGACCGGCGTGTCACCAAACCGGCCAACCTTCATGGACAGAGCACTAGTGCCCGCTGGCCACCGCGAACGGCACCAGTTGCTCCGCGGTGGTCAGCGAGCCGTGCTGCCCCAGCAGCGAGGACTCCACCGCCTCCGCGAGTTCGCGCACCATGCCGAACGAGTCCTTCGCGGCGGCGACCACGTTCCCGATCCGCGGCCGCACCCGATCGCTGACGCTCGTGCCGAACAACTCGCGCTCGATGGCTTCCTCACGGCTGTACACCCACGCCCGATCGCCGAGGATTTCCCGCCACGCGGCCAGAACCTCCGCCTCGGCACCTTCTTCGGCGTAGACGTGCCTGGCACGCGTCTCCCCGCCGATCGCCCGGACGCCGGCGAGCAGTTCCGGCGTCTCGTCGATGTCGATCTTCTCGTCGATCAGCACCATGCCGTGGTCGGCGACCACCGCCAGCATCGCACCCGGCGGCAGTTCCTCCACAATGGACTCAACCAGCCGGTCGACCTGGCGCAGCTGCATCCGCCACGCCGTCGAGCCAGGACCGTAGACGTGGCCGAGGAAATCGAGCTCGCTGTGGTAGGAGTAGCAGAAGCTGCGGGGTTCGCCGAGCGCGTCGAGCGTGCGGGCGGCCAGGTCGCCGAGCGCGTGCACACCGCGGTACCGCGCACCTCGCTGCACCGCGTGCGTCAACGCCGAATCGGCGAACTTCGCCTCGGAGACCACGCTGGTGCGCACCCCGGCCGCGGCCGCGCGGGCGAAGGTGGTCGGCAGCGGCTGGACCTCCTCCGGCGGCAGCGCGCCACGCAGGTCACCGCCGTCGTCGTGGCTGCACCAGCGCAGCGCGTTCAGCACCCCGGCGCCGGGCACCTCGAAGGTGTACCCGACCATGCCGTGCTCCCCCGACGACAGGCCGGTGCCGATCGCGGCCAGCCCGGCGGCGGTCGTCGACGGGTAGCCGACGCGCAGCTGCGAGGACCGGAGCTCGTTCAGCACGGGCGCGTCCTCGGGGTGGGCCTTCAGCAGCTCCCAGCCGAGGCCGTCGACCAGCAGCACGCAGACGGCGGACGCCTCGCCGAAGCCGAGCGTGTCGGTGAAGCCGCCGACCCCGAGCGCGGCGAGGGCGGAGGGCACCACCTGGGACAGGTGCGGGTGTTCGGTCAGCACGACGCCAGCTTCCCACTTCGGGTCCCCGGCCGCGATAATGGACGGCATGCCGACCTACGCCTACCGCTGCCGGGAATGCACCGAGACCTTCGAGCTGGCCCGCCCGATGGCCGAGTCCGGCGCACCCGCGCCCTGCCCCGGCGGGCACGCCGACACGGTGAAGCTGCTGACCACGGTCGCCCTGACCGGCTCGTCCGCCGCCCCCGCCCCCGCCGCGTCCGGCGGCGGCTGCTGCGGCGGTGGCTGCTGCTCCTAGTCAATCGCGTGGCCTAGGTGTAGTCGCGGAAGCCCTTGCCGGTCTTGCGGCCCAGCCTGCCCGCGGTGACCAGGTGTTCCAGCAAGGGCGCCGGCGCGTACCCGGCCTCGCGGAACTCGTTGTACAGGGTGCGCTGGATGGCCAGTGAGACGTCCAGCCCGACCACGTCGAGCAGTTCGAACGGGCCCATCGGCAGGCCGCAGCCGACCTTCATCGCGGTGTCGATATCGGCCGACTCGGCGTAGTGCGCCTCCAGCATCTTCACCGCGTCGTTGAGGTACGGGAACAGCAGCGCGTTGACGATGAACCCGGCGCGGTCACCGCAGTGCACCGGGTGCTTGCCGACCGCCTGGCAGATCGCGTGCGCGGTGGCGACCACCTCCGGCGCGGTGGCGATCGTGTTCACCACCTCGACCAGCTTCATCACCGGCGCCGGGTTGAAGAAGTGCAGGCCCAGCACCTCGCTGGGGCGGGCGGTGGCCGCGGCGCACTCGATCACCGGCAGCGAGGAGGTGGTGGTGGCCAGGATCGCGCCCGGCTTGACCGCCTCGTCCAGCGCGGCGAACACCGCGCGCTTGACCTCGAGTTCCTCGGCGACCGCCTCGATCACCAGGTCCACGTCGGCCAGTTCGGCGAACTCCACCGCGGGCCGGATGCGGCCCAGCGCGGCCGCCGCGTCCTCGGCGCTGAGCCGCCCCTTCTTCACCTGCCGGTCCAGCGACTTGCCGACCTTGCCCAGCGCGGCCTGCGCCTTCTCCTCGCTGCGGGCCCGCAGCACCACGTCGAAACCGCGCTTGGCGAAGACCTCGGCGATGCCGGTGGCCATCGTGCCGGTGCCGACCACGCCGACCACCCGCACCTCGCGCGGCGGGGTGTCCACTGTGGACTTCTCGGGCGCCGCGCTGTCCGTCACCACCGGCGAGTCCGGCGCCTCGTAGGTGTAGAAACCCCGGCCCGACTTCCGGCCGAGCAGCCCGGCGGTGATCATCTGCTTGAGCAGCGGGGCCGGTGCGTGCAGCGGGTTGCGCGACTGCCGGTACATCGATTCGAGGATCTCGTAGGCGGTGTCCAGCCCGATCAGGTCCAGCAGCGCGAGCGGGCCCATCGGGTACCCGCAGCCGAAGCGCATCGCCGCGTCCAGGTCCTCGCGGGTGGCGTAGCGCGCTTCGTACATCCGCACGGCGTGGTTCAGGTAACCGAAGAGCAGCGCGTTCGCGATGAACCCGGCGCGGTCACCGGTGACCACCGGCTCCTTGCCGAGCCGCCGCGCGAGGGCCACCACGTCGGTCACCACGTCGGGCTCGGTGACCACGGTCCGCACCACTTCGACGAAGTTCAGCACCGGCGCCGGGTTGAAGAAGTGCAGCCCGACCACCTTGCCCGGCCGCGAGGTGTGCACGCCGATCTCGGTCACCGACAACGAGGAGGTGTTCGACGCCAGGAGCGCCTCCGGCTTGGTGATCCCGTCGAGCTGGGCGAAGATCTCCGCCTTCAGCTGGAGGTTTTCCGGCACGGCCTCGATCACCAGGTCCACGTCGGCGAGTTCGGCGAGCGAGGTGGTGCACCGCACGCGGCCGAGCAGGGCGGCGTGCTCGTCCTGGGTCAGCTTCCCCCCGGCCAGCGCCCGCGAGGTCGAGTGCTCCAGGTGGCCGCGGCCCCTGGTGATCCCGGCTTCGTCCACCTCGACGGCGATCACGTCCAGCCCGCTGCGGGCGAGCACCTCGGCGATGCCCGCGCCCATGGTGCCCAGTCCGACCACTCCTACGCTCGAGAACTCGCGTGCCACGATCGGGCCTCCGTTGGTTACTCGCCGGTAAGAGCACCGATAGTGACACGGGAATGGCGCGGAGGCAGTTCGGGATCGAGCAAGATGGGGGAAGACTCACGCGGGCAGACGAGGGAACACCGTGTTCGCCACGTTGCGCATGACCCCGCACGGGTCGCCGCCGTCGTACCTCGAAACGAAGATCGACACGGTCTCCACCTCGCCCTTCTGCGCCCCCGGCCACGGCTTGAGCGTGGTCTGCGCCGAGCAGTAGCTGTCGGTGCTCGTCCACACCATGGCCTGACGCCCGCCCAGCGTCTCCGGCACGTAACCGGCGCCGGCGGGGACCGGCAGGTCGACGGAGAAGTACAGCGAGACGTAGTCCTCGCCGATGCGGCCCCAGCGGCAGCTGTGCTTGGTCAGCGTCCGGCGGGCGGTCTGGGTGGAGCCGAGGTGGGCACCGATCTCGGCATCGGTGGCGACCGAGCAGGCGTCGATCGAACCGAGCGAGCCCGCCGGGAAGCTGAGGTGTCCCACGCGCTTTTCCACCACCACGGACGCGGCGTGCTCCAGCGCGGCCTCGAGCAGCGGGCACAGCCGCTCGGGGGCCAGGTCGGTACCGCTGGTGCTGAGACTGTTGACGTTGGCCTGCAGGCTGAACTCGTCGGCGAAGACGAGGTAGCGGTAGCAACTCCCGTCGTACTCACTGGACGGCTTCTCGATGGTGAGCCGGCGCTTGAGCTCCGTCCCGCCGGTGACCTCGGTGGTTGTGGTCGTGTACTCGCTGCGCGCCTGCTCGTCGAGCACCGAGCCGACCGCCAGGTCGGCCTCCTGGCCGTCGACCTTCACCTTGGCGATGCAGTTGTCCAGGGAAACACGCGGTGGGTCCACCACTTCGGCCGTCCGGCCGAGCGCGGCCGCGTCCATCAGCGAGCAGTAGTCGATCGTGGTGTAGTCCCCGAAGGCGGCGGCCGCGGTGAGCGGCGAACGCTCGTCCTCGACCTGTGCCAGCGCCGCCTGATCCGGCGACGGTTTGCCGATTATCGTGCTCGCACAACCGCTGAGCAGCGTAACCAGGACCAGAATTCCGGCCGCCCGACGAGCCCGGTTTCTCCACATGCGCGAAACGCTAGCGCGCCCGGAACCCGTTGGCGGACGGCAATTACACCGGTTC from the Amycolatopsis magusensis genome contains:
- a CDS encoding FmdB family zinc ribbon protein, translating into MPTYAYRCRECTETFELARPMAESGAPAPCPGGHADTVKLLTTVALTGSSAAPAPAASGGGCCGGGCCS
- a CDS encoding 3-hydroxyacyl-CoA dehydrogenase family protein; the protein is MAREFSSVGVVGLGTMGAGIAEVLARSGLDVIAVEVDEAGITRGRGHLEHSTSRALAGGKLTQDEHAALLGRVRCTTSLAELADVDLVIEAVPENLQLKAEIFAQLDGITKPEALLASNTSSLSVTEIGVHTSRPGKVVGLHFFNPAPVLNFVEVVRTVVTEPDVVTDVVALARRLGKEPVVTGDRAGFIANALLFGYLNHAVRMYEARYATREDLDAAMRFGCGYPMGPLALLDLIGLDTAYEILESMYRQSRNPLHAPAPLLKQMITAGLLGRKSGRGFYTYEAPDSPVVTDSAAPEKSTVDTPPREVRVVGVVGTGTMATGIAEVFAKRGFDVVLRARSEEKAQAALGKVGKSLDRQVKKGRLSAEDAAAALGRIRPAVEFAELADVDLVIEAVAEELEVKRAVFAALDEAVKPGAILATTTSSLPVIECAAATARPSEVLGLHFFNPAPVMKLVEVVNTIATAPEVVATAHAICQAVGKHPVHCGDRAGFIVNALLFPYLNDAVKMLEAHYAESADIDTAMKVGCGLPMGPFELLDVVGLDVSLAIQRTLYNEFREAGYAPAPLLEHLVTAGRLGRKTGKGFRDYT
- a CDS encoding class I SAM-dependent methyltransferase, whose protein sequence is MAMNWYHRRLCSSEKWAKLVEEELLPWSLEGVELGDHVLEIGPGYGANLRALVDRVPSLTALEIDERMARDLERGHGARAKVIHGDGAAMPLPDDEFSSVVCFTMLHHVPTAAQQDRLFAEAFRVLRPGGVFAGSDGVHRLVFRLIHVGDTYNPVPHESLPRRLAAAGFEQIEVANPDGRQQRWRAVKP
- a CDS encoding discoidin domain-containing protein gives rise to the protein MTVLVRARRRPRATSLAVAALLVAAPTAVLPAISGTAAAAQASSAPAAASKLNDGDQDTYWESSAGLPQWAQLDLGAERSVDQVTLKLPGDFSARKQTLSLQAGSDGTGFSTITTAAEHAFTPAEQNTVRIDFAPTVARFLRVEITANSAAPIAQLAEIEARPAEFRPLATTLTASSAHGEYPASNAGDGNAATYWESADSAFPHWLQADLGAAVPASRVELKLPIGWGTRTQTLSVRGSSNGTDFTDLAAAAGKVFAPSGGNAVTVDFTTATVRYVRVQITANTGWPAGQLSELTVSGPSTGDTQAPGAPSGLAFTEPGTGQIRLTWTAATDNVGVTGYDVYANGILRTSLPGTVLTLTDNQPSGTTIAYFVRARDAAGNQSANSNTVTRGGTAAGTNLAVGKPITASSTVHSFVAANANDDNTATYWEGSAYPSLLTVSLGSNADLDSVAVKLNPDPIWAGRTQTIAVEGREQAATEFTTLAAARSYAFDPAGANSVTIPLTARVADVRLRITANSGAPSGQVAEFQALGVPAPNPDLSVTGLSWTPANPVETDAVTVSATVRNTGLSPSAATDVNLYLGTAKAGTAQVGTLVAGASATVSANIGQREAGSHPLSAKVDEGNKVIEQNEANNAFNNPSPLVVTAVDSSDLVASPVGWTPGNPAAGTAVNFSVVIKNQGTIASAGGSHGITLTVTDSTTGAVVRTFTGAHTGAIGPGATTAPVALGSWPAVNGKYTVKTVLAGDANELPVKQANNTTSQPLFVGRGANMPYETVEAEDAVVSGGAAVVGPNRTIGHLAGEASGRRAVTLTSTGSAVEFTTKASTNTLVTRFSIPDAPGGGGISATLNIYVNGTFLKPITLNSKHAWLYGPEAGPGNNPGAGGPRHIYDEASTLLGTTVPAGSKIKLQKDAANTSQYALDFVDFEQVAPQANPDPARYTVPAGFTHQDVQNALDKVRMDTTGTLTGVYLPAGDYPTSTKFQVYGKAVDVVGAGAWFSRFTAPANLENTDIGFRGEASANGSKFSKFAVFGNYTSRNDGPGKVFDFSNVSDMTIDELWVEHQMCLLWGSNTDNTKVYDSRLRDLFADGLNFTNGSTGNHVSNNEARSTGDDSFALFAATDNNPGNQFGNVYENLTAILPWRAAGLAVYGGYDNTFRNLHLADTLTYSAITISSLDFGYPMHGFGPQPTHFQNISVVRAGGHFWGTQTFPGIWLYSASKTFTGIRVSDVDIVDPTYHGLMFQTDYVGGQPLNPVQDTVFTNVSISGARLSGDEFEAKSGFGIWANELPEPGEGPAMGTATFTNLKLSDNHIDIRNTTPGFKIVLNP
- a CDS encoding AraC family transcriptional regulator, translated to MSLNRQPEAMLFGHFDLPSGTWLDWHVHPDHHQLAWAARGVVAVNVGSAHWVLPPARALWVPAGTRHRTGSSGNAVLRGIFMDAAQSPVSWPVPRLVRVRPLLRELLEHLTAGGLAEDARRRAEAVAFDLLEPVQVTPISVPLPTDARARQVAEALIAEPADDRTLDRFGREVGASERTLARLFLTETRLSFGRWRTQVRLRASLPLLADGMPLAGVADRVGYSSPSAFVAAFRRAVGVPPGRYFG
- a CDS encoding IS630 family transposase → MADPVRVRRLTDHEGQRLQQIVRRGTGSAVRLRRAMVVLASAGGNTVPAIARLVQGDEDAIRGVIHRFNETGMASLDPRWAGGRPRLISSDDEAFIVATATTRPEALEQPFTRWSLRKLAAYLAKNPQRVVQVGRERLRQFMHHHEISFQRTKTWKESNDPDRDAKLSRIEHVTSRFPDRVFAFDEFGPLTIRPHLGASWARKGHPDRLPANYHKLHGVRQFHGCYSVGDDTLWGVVRKKKSAANTLAALKSIRSARPDGAPIYIILDNLSAHRGQTIRSWAAHNKAELCFTPTYSSWANPIEAHFGPLRTFVIAGSDHPNHPLLVRRLHNYLRWRNANARHPDVLTAQRRERARVRSEKGIRWGGQYLTPAA
- a CDS encoding alkaline phosphatase family protein, yielding MPSIIAAGDPKWEAGVVLTEHPHLSQVVPSALAALGVGGFTDTLGFGEASAVCVLLVDGLGWELLKAHPEDAPVLNELRSSQLRVGYPSTTAAGLAAIGTGLSSGEHGMVGYTFEVPGAGVLNALRWCSHDDGGDLRGALPPEEVQPLPTTFARAAAAGVRTSVVSEAKFADSALTHAVQRGARYRGVHALGDLAARTLDALGEPRSFCYSYHSELDFLGHVYGPGSTAWRMQLRQVDRLVESIVEELPPGAMLAVVADHGMVLIDEKIDIDETPELLAGVRAIGGETRARHVYAEEGAEAEVLAAWREILGDRAWVYSREEAIERELFGTSVSDRVRPRIGNVVAAAKDSFGMVRELAEAVESSLLGQHGSLTTAEQLVPFAVASGH